From Toxorhynchites rutilus septentrionalis strain SRP chromosome 2, ASM2978413v1, whole genome shotgun sequence, a single genomic window includes:
- the LOC129766522 gene encoding uncharacterized protein LOC129766522, with translation MYLKVLMQEVWRPGADWDDEINGVLFSKWQTWLQILPQIETLKIRRCYHSRIPTDFSDVQLHTFVDASEDGMVAACYLRYSHGDTIECTLVAAKTRVSPLKFHSIPRLELQAAVLGVRLASTVNETLSVNITRRIFWSDSRDVICWVNSDHRRFTPFVAHRVSEILDSTEPADWRWVPTKQNVAGDGTKWVKLPDMSAEARWCTGPHFLMCTEKYWPQQPTVARTTETELRPYLLMHVQKTEPLLCFSDFSSWRKMVNTIAYVLRFSNNIIKRMKRQAVTNGHLSMEELTAPESHLIRQAQEDAYPDEYTLLKKMMHQSGGATLPKTSALYKLTPWIDKHGTMRIRGRISACEFATEDAKNPIILPRNHHVTSLIVAHYHQKYHHRNHETVINEIRQRYSISRLRSTYLRVRNSCQRCKNNRAIPQPPYHGGSPTYQVGRIRSTVRGMDYFGPITIVIGRRSEKRWGMLVNCMTIRAIHIEIVHSLSTNSCIIALRNFISRRGTPRTIYSDRGTNFAGACREMQKAEASVNIEEMMKAFVSSETKWVFLHLYLHTWAAAGRD, from the coding sequence ATGTACCTGAAGGTCCTCATGCAGGAAGTCTGGCGGCCCGGAGCTGATTGGGACGATGAAATTAACGGAGTACTCTTCTCCAAGTGGCAGACGTGGCTTCAGATCCTCCCACAAATCGAAACGCTCAAGATTCGTCGTTGCTATCATAGTCGAATTCCAACAGATTTTTCCGACGTGCAGCTCCATACGTTTGTAGACGCGAGTGAGGATGGAATGGTTGCAGCTTGCTATCTTCGTTACTCCCATGGCGATACCATCGAATGCACGTTAGTCGCTGCCAAAACCAGAGTTTCTCCGTTAAAATTCCACTCGATTCCTAGATTGGAACTTCAAGCAGCGGTGTTGGGTGTTCGATTGGCTTCAACAGTAAACGAAACCTTATCTGTGAACATCACTCGTCGAATTTTTTGGTCAGATTCACGAGATGTGATCTGCTGGGTCAATTCGGATCATCGGCGATTTACACCATTTGTAGCCCACCGAGTTAGCGAAATTTTGGACTCCACAGAACCAGCAGATTGGCGCTGGGTTCCTACTAAGCAAAATGTCGCGGGCGATGGTACTAAGTGGGTGAAACTACCGGACATGTCTGCAGAAGCTCGTTGGTGCACAGGACCACATTTCCTGATGTGCACTGAGAAGTATTGGCCGCAACAACCAACCGTGGCTAGGACAACAGAGACCGAACTACGCCCGTATTTGTTGATGCATGTCCAGAAAACTGAGCCGCTTCTCTGCTTCAGTGACTTCAGTAGCTGGAGAAAGATGGTGAACACAATTGCATACGTTCTTCGGTTTTCCAACAATATCATTAAGAGAATGAAAAGGCAGGCAGTTACGAATGGCCATCTTTCAATGGAAGAGCTGACCGCCCCTGAATCCCATTTGATCCGGCAAGCACAAGAGGACGCCTACCCCGACGAATACACCCTTCTTAAGAAGATGATGCACCAGTCTGGTGGAGCCACGCTTCCGAAAACTAGCGCTTTGTATAAACTTACCCCTTGGATCGACAAACACGGAACCATGCGGATACGAGGTCGTATTTCTGCCTGTGAGTTCGCGACCGAAGATGCCAAGAATCCGATCATTCTACCCCGTAACCACCACGTTACCAGTCTCATTGTTGCACACTATCACCAAAAATACCACCATCGGAATCACGAGACTGTAATTAACGAGATACGGCAACGTTACTCCATTTCTCGACTTCGAAGTACCTACTTACGGGTACGCAACAGTTGTCAACGATGTAAGAATAACCGGGCAATTCCGCAGCCCCCATATCATGGCGGATCTCCCACATACCAGGTTGGACGCATTCGCTCGACCGTCCGTGGCATGGACTACTTCGGTCCTATTACAATCGTAATAGGCAGGCGATCGGAAAAGCGATGGGGGATGCTCGTAAACTGCATGACAATACGAGCCATCCATATTGAGATCGTCCATTCGCTGAGCACTAATTCGTGCATCATCGCGCTGCGCAACTTTATCTCGCGTCGGGGTACGCCCCGAACGATCTATAGTGATCGCGGTACCAACTTTGCCGGAGCATGTCGTGAGATGCAGAAGGCAGAAGCTTCGGTCAACATAGAAGAGATGATGAAGGCGTTCGTTTCATCGGAAACCAAATGGGTCTTCCTCCACCTCTATCTCCACACATGGGCGGCTGCTGGGAGAGATTGA